The genome window GCAAAATGACATGCTTCTAAACGTTTATGTCGCTTACTTGTCACCTTTCATAGATATTAAAAGATGAAGTAACAAGAGGGCAGTATGATTATGCAATTGAGCATCCAGAGGAGGTAAGTTACCATTTGGATGGTTCAAATCTGGTTGACATATGTTTACAATGCTTAAACAATATATTCATCTAATTATGCATCAATAATATTAGTGTCTTCTTCGTTCCCAATTTTAGGTATTCTACAATACAGCTCGCTATTATCATGCTTACTATGGTCACAAAACTGTGAGTTTAAAGATTGTAACAAAGCTTTAGCACGTTCTTATTAATTGTTGACAATAAATCAATAATAATTTACAATGTTTTCATTGGATAGGATCCTCGTGCTGTTTTAGTGGGACTTCTTCTAGTCCTCTCGGGAATTCAATATCTGAATCAATGGACAAGGTATCATCAGGTAAATGATTTGCTGATAGAATTTTAATTTTGTGTTCTACGGTTCCTAGCTTTTTTTGCACCCAAAATAAACATTGACCTGTTTAAAATTATAAGGAAATGATATGATATTTGATATATGAAACACTCATTATTGCTTAAGACTTTGAAAATTAATATCCTTTTACATAGTAGTTTTGTTGTATATATCATCATTTTATAGGCTATTGACATGGTTAAGAGAACGCCAGCTTATAAAAATAAGTTGAAGGCATTGGAACTGGAACGCACGGGGGCAATTTCAAGCAAAAAGAAGGGTGGTTACAAGATCGACAAGTATGAAACTGTTGTTACGGAATAAATGATAGTAGTTATATTTTCGTAAATTCTGAaaaaataataagaataatatTTTTTATGACAGGAAAATGCAGGAAGATATTAGCAAGGAACTTGAACTGCAGATAAAAGGTGCTGAAAAGCCATCGGTGTGGGGACTTCTTGGTGTTCGTTTTATACTCTTGCCATATACTCTTGGAAAGGTTGTTTGATATTTCTTATCATTTTTAATTATCTAATTTAAGTTTAGATATAAAAGGCAGTTGACTTATTAAAGTTTTATGTTACTGCAGTTACTTTTATGGCATGGATGTTGGTACTGGAGGTACAAGATAAACAAAACTTCGTATTCCTTGGAAGACGCCTCTTATT of Helianthus annuus cultivar XRQ/B chromosome 1, HanXRQr2.0-SUNRISE, whole genome shotgun sequence contains these proteins:
- the LOC110943424 gene encoding chaperone protein dnaJ 50, with protein sequence MATTSFRPYAVVSLLIIFFIQPSISIYCDEDDCYDLLGVSQNANSSEIKRAYYKLSLKHHPDKNPDPESKKLFVKIANAYEILKDEVTRGQYDYAIEHPEEVFYNTARYYHAYYGHKTDPRAVLVGLLLVLSGIQYLNQWTRYHQAIDMVKRTPAYKNKLKALELERTGAISSKKKGGYKIDKKMQEDISKELELQIKGAEKPSVWGLLGVRFILLPYTLGKLLLWHGCWYWRYKINKTSYSLEDASYLTRRALGASRDSWEYLDESTKKDLIDRRLWVKSNLENYLLEMRKESKRRR